In one window of Macrotis lagotis isolate mMagLag1 chromosome 5, bilby.v1.9.chrom.fasta, whole genome shotgun sequence DNA:
- the SYNCRIP gene encoding heterogeneous nuclear ribonucleoprotein Q isoform X1, translating to MATEHVNGNGTEEPMDTTSAVTHSEHFQTLLDAGLPQKVAEKLDEIYVAGLVAHSDLDERAIEALKEFNEDGALAVLQQFKDSDLSHVQNKSAFLCGVMKTYRQREKQGTKVADSSKGPDEAKIKALLERTSYTLDVTTGQRKYGGPPPDSVYSGQQPSVGTEIFVGKIPRDLFEDELVPLFEKAGPIWDLRLMMDPLTGLNRGYAFVTFCTKEAAQEAVKLYNNHEIRSGKHIGVCISVANNRLFVGSIPKSKTKEQILEEFSKVTEGLTDVILYHQPDDKKKNRGFCFLEYEDHKTAAQARRRLMSGKVKVWGNVGTVEWADPIEDPDPEVMAKVKVLFVRNLANTVTEEILEKAFSQFGKLERVKKLKDYAFIHFDERDGAVKAMEEMNGKDLEGENIEIVFAKPPDQKRKERKAQRQAAKNQMYDDYYYYGPPHMPPPTRGRGRGGRGGYGYPPDYYGYEDYYDYYGYDYHNYRGGYEDPYYGYEDFQVGARGRGGRGARGAAPSRGRGAAPPRGRAGYSQRGGPGSARGVRGARGGAQQQRGRGVRGARGGRGGNVGGKRKADGYNQPDSKRRQTNNQNWGSQPIAQQPLQGGDHSGNYGYKSENQEFYQDSFGQQWK from the exons ATGGCTACTGAACATGTTAATGGGAATGGTACTGAAGAGCCCATGGATACTACTTCTGCAGTTACCCATTCTGAGCATTTCCAGACATTGCTTGATGCTGGTTTACCACAGAAAGTTGCTGAAAAACTAGATGAAATTTACGTTGCAG gtTTAGTTGCACACAGTGATCTAGATGAAAGAGCTATTGAagctttaaaagaatttaatgaaGACGGTGCATTGGCAGTACTTCAACAGTTTAAAGACAGTGATCTCTCACATGTTCAG aacaaaagtGCCTTTTTATGTGGAGTCATGAAAACATATAGGCAGAGAGAAAAACAGGGGACCAAAGTGGCCGATTCTAGCAAAGGACCAGATGAGGCAAAAATTAAG GCACTCTTGGAAAGGACAAGTTATACACTTGATGTGACCACTGGACAGAGGAAGTATGGGGGACCTCCTCCAGATTCAGTATATTCAGGACAACAGCCCTCCGTTGGCACAgag atatttgtGGGAAAGATTCCAAGAGATCTATTCGAAGATGAACTTGTTCCATTATTTGAAAAAGCTGGACCTATTTGGGATCTGCGCTTAATGATGGATCCCCTGACTGGTCTAAATAGAGGATATGCTTTTGTAACTTTCTGTACAAAAGAAGCAGCTCAAGAGGCTGTTAAACTG TATAATAATCATGAAATTCGCTCTGGAAAACACATTGGCGTTTGCATCTCAGTTGCAAATAATAGACTTTTTGTTGGGTCTATTCCCAAGAGTAAAACAAAGGAGCAGATTCTTGAAGaatttagcaaagtaacag AGGGCCTTACAGATGTCATTTTGTACCACCAACCGGATGATAAGAAAAAGAACAGAGGTTTTTGTTTCCTTGAATATGAAGATCACAAAACTGCTGCTCAGGCCAGGCGTAGGTTAATGAGTGGCAAAGTGAAAGTCTGGGGAAATGTGGGTACAGTCGAATGGGCTGACCCTATAGAAGATCCAGATCCTGAAGTCATGGCAAAG gtGAAAGTACTATTTGTACGCAACCTTGCCAATACCGTAacagaagagattttagaaaaagCATTTAGTCAGTTTGGGAAACTGGAACGAGTGAAGAAACTAAAAGattatgcattcattcattttgatgAGAGAGATGGTGCTGTAAAG GCAATGGAAGAAATGAATGGCAAAGActtagaaggagaaaatattgaaattgtttttgCTAAGCCACCagatcaaaaaaggaaagaacgcAAAGCTCAGAGGCAAGCAGCTAAAAATCAAAT gTATGATGATTACTACTATTATGGTCCGCCTCATATGCCCCCTCCAACGAGAGGTCGAGGCCGTGGAGGTAGAGGTGGTTATGGATATCCTCCAGATTATTATGGATATGaagattattatgattattatggatATGATTACCATAACTATCGTGGTGGATATGAAGATCCATACTATGGTTATGAAGATTTTCAAGTTGGAGCTAGAGGAAGGGGTGGTAGAGGAGCAAGGGGTGCTGCTCCATCCAGAGGTCGCGGGGCTGCTCCTCCCCGTGGCAGAGCCGGTTATTCACAGAGAGGTGGTCCTGGATCAGCAAGAGGCGTTCGTGGTGCGAGAGGAGGTGCCCAACAACAAAGAGGCCGCGGGGTACGTGGTGCGAGGGGTGGCCGCGGTGGAAATGTAGGAGGAAAGCGCAAAGCTGATGGGTACAACCAGCCAGATTCCAAGCGGCGCCAGACCAATAATCAGAACTGGGGCTCCCAACCCATTGCTCAGCAACCGCTCCAAGGTGGTGATCATTCTGGTAACTATGGTTACAAATCTGAAAACCAGGAGTTTTATCAGGATTCTTTTGGGCAACAGTGGAAGTAG
- the SYNCRIP gene encoding heterogeneous nuclear ribonucleoprotein Q isoform X4: MATEHVNGNGTEEPMDTTSAVTHSEHFQTLLDAGLPQKVAEKLDEIYVAGLVAHSDLDERAIEALKEFNEDGALAVLQQFKDSDLSHVQNKSAFLCGVMKTYRQREKQGTKVADSSKGPDEAKIKALLERTSYTLDVTTGQRKYGGPPPDSVYSGQQPSVGTEIFVGKIPRDLFEDELVPLFEKAGPIWDLRLMMDPLTGLNRGYAFVTFCTKEAAQEAVKLYNNHEIRSGKHIGVCISVANNRLFVGSIPKSKTKEQILEEFSKVTEGLTDVILYHQPDDKKKNRGFCFLEYEDHKTAAQARRRLMSGKVKVWGNVGTVEWADPIEDPDPEVMAKVKVLFVRNLANTVTEEILEKAFSQFGKLERVKKLKDYAFIHFDERDGAVKAMEEMNGKDLEGENIEIVFAKPPDQKRKERKAQRQAAKNQMYDDYYYYGPPHMPPPTRGRGRGGRGGYGYPPDYYGYEDYYDYYGYDYHNYRGGYEDPYYGYEDFQVGARGRGGRGARGAAPSRGRGAAPPRGRAGYSQRGGPGSARGVRGARGGAQQQRGRGVRGARGGRGGNVGGKRKADGYNQPDSKRRQTNNQNWGSQPIAQQPLQGKRGRGRS; the protein is encoded by the exons ATGGCTACTGAACATGTTAATGGGAATGGTACTGAAGAGCCCATGGATACTACTTCTGCAGTTACCCATTCTGAGCATTTCCAGACATTGCTTGATGCTGGTTTACCACAGAAAGTTGCTGAAAAACTAGATGAAATTTACGTTGCAG gtTTAGTTGCACACAGTGATCTAGATGAAAGAGCTATTGAagctttaaaagaatttaatgaaGACGGTGCATTGGCAGTACTTCAACAGTTTAAAGACAGTGATCTCTCACATGTTCAG aacaaaagtGCCTTTTTATGTGGAGTCATGAAAACATATAGGCAGAGAGAAAAACAGGGGACCAAAGTGGCCGATTCTAGCAAAGGACCAGATGAGGCAAAAATTAAG GCACTCTTGGAAAGGACAAGTTATACACTTGATGTGACCACTGGACAGAGGAAGTATGGGGGACCTCCTCCAGATTCAGTATATTCAGGACAACAGCCCTCCGTTGGCACAgag atatttgtGGGAAAGATTCCAAGAGATCTATTCGAAGATGAACTTGTTCCATTATTTGAAAAAGCTGGACCTATTTGGGATCTGCGCTTAATGATGGATCCCCTGACTGGTCTAAATAGAGGATATGCTTTTGTAACTTTCTGTACAAAAGAAGCAGCTCAAGAGGCTGTTAAACTG TATAATAATCATGAAATTCGCTCTGGAAAACACATTGGCGTTTGCATCTCAGTTGCAAATAATAGACTTTTTGTTGGGTCTATTCCCAAGAGTAAAACAAAGGAGCAGATTCTTGAAGaatttagcaaagtaacag AGGGCCTTACAGATGTCATTTTGTACCACCAACCGGATGATAAGAAAAAGAACAGAGGTTTTTGTTTCCTTGAATATGAAGATCACAAAACTGCTGCTCAGGCCAGGCGTAGGTTAATGAGTGGCAAAGTGAAAGTCTGGGGAAATGTGGGTACAGTCGAATGGGCTGACCCTATAGAAGATCCAGATCCTGAAGTCATGGCAAAG gtGAAAGTACTATTTGTACGCAACCTTGCCAATACCGTAacagaagagattttagaaaaagCATTTAGTCAGTTTGGGAAACTGGAACGAGTGAAGAAACTAAAAGattatgcattcattcattttgatgAGAGAGATGGTGCTGTAAAG GCAATGGAAGAAATGAATGGCAAAGActtagaaggagaaaatattgaaattgtttttgCTAAGCCACCagatcaaaaaaggaaagaacgcAAAGCTCAGAGGCAAGCAGCTAAAAATCAAAT gTATGATGATTACTACTATTATGGTCCGCCTCATATGCCCCCTCCAACGAGAGGTCGAGGCCGTGGAGGTAGAGGTGGTTATGGATATCCTCCAGATTATTATGGATATGaagattattatgattattatggatATGATTACCATAACTATCGTGGTGGATATGAAGATCCATACTATGGTTATGAAGATTTTCAAGTTGGAGCTAGAGGAAGGGGTGGTAGAGGAGCAAGGGGTGCTGCTCCATCCAGAGGTCGCGGGGCTGCTCCTCCCCGTGGCAGAGCCGGTTATTCACAGAGAGGTGGTCCTGGATCAGCAAGAGGCGTTCGTGGTGCGAGAGGAGGTGCCCAACAACAAAGAGGCCGCGGGGTACGTGGTGCGAGGGGTGGCCGCGGTGGAAATGTAGGAGGAAAGCGCAAAGCTGATGGGTACAACCAGCCAGATTCCAAGCGGCGCCAGACCAATAATCAGAACTGGGGCTCCCAACCCATTGCTCAGCAACCGCTCCAAG GGAAAAGGGGTCGAGGCCGGTCCTGA
- the SYNCRIP gene encoding heterogeneous nuclear ribonucleoprotein Q isoform X2, with protein MATEHVNGNGTEEPMDTTSAVTHSEHFQTLLDAGLPQKVAEKLDEIYVAGLVAHSDLDERAIEALKEFNEDGALAVLQQFKDSDLSHVQNKSAFLCGVMKTYRQREKQGTKVADSSKGPDEAKIKALLERTSYTLDVTTGQRKYGGPPPDSVYSGQQPSVGTEIFVGKIPRDLFEDELVPLFEKAGPIWDLRLMMDPLTGLNRGYAFVTFCTKEAAQEAVKLYNNHEIRSGKHIGVCISVANNRLFVGSIPKSKTKEQILEEFSKVTEGLTDVILYHQPDDKKKNRGFCFLEYEDHKTAAQARRRLMSGKVKVWGNVGTVEWADPIEDPDPEVMAKVKVLFVRNLANTVTEEILEKAFSQFGKLERVKKLKDYAFIHFDERDGAVKAMEEMNGKDLEGENIEIVFAKPPDQKRKERKAQRQAAKNQMYDDYYYYGPPHMPPPTRGRGRGGRGGYGYPPDYYGYEDYYDYYGYDYHNYRGGYEDPYYGYEDFQVGARGRGGRGARGAAPSRGRGAAPPRGRAGYSQRGGPGSARGVRGARGGAQQQRGRGVRGARGGRGGNVGGKRKADGYNQPDSKRRQTNNQNWGSQPIAQQPLQGGDHSAGKRGRGRS; from the exons ATGGCTACTGAACATGTTAATGGGAATGGTACTGAAGAGCCCATGGATACTACTTCTGCAGTTACCCATTCTGAGCATTTCCAGACATTGCTTGATGCTGGTTTACCACAGAAAGTTGCTGAAAAACTAGATGAAATTTACGTTGCAG gtTTAGTTGCACACAGTGATCTAGATGAAAGAGCTATTGAagctttaaaagaatttaatgaaGACGGTGCATTGGCAGTACTTCAACAGTTTAAAGACAGTGATCTCTCACATGTTCAG aacaaaagtGCCTTTTTATGTGGAGTCATGAAAACATATAGGCAGAGAGAAAAACAGGGGACCAAAGTGGCCGATTCTAGCAAAGGACCAGATGAGGCAAAAATTAAG GCACTCTTGGAAAGGACAAGTTATACACTTGATGTGACCACTGGACAGAGGAAGTATGGGGGACCTCCTCCAGATTCAGTATATTCAGGACAACAGCCCTCCGTTGGCACAgag atatttgtGGGAAAGATTCCAAGAGATCTATTCGAAGATGAACTTGTTCCATTATTTGAAAAAGCTGGACCTATTTGGGATCTGCGCTTAATGATGGATCCCCTGACTGGTCTAAATAGAGGATATGCTTTTGTAACTTTCTGTACAAAAGAAGCAGCTCAAGAGGCTGTTAAACTG TATAATAATCATGAAATTCGCTCTGGAAAACACATTGGCGTTTGCATCTCAGTTGCAAATAATAGACTTTTTGTTGGGTCTATTCCCAAGAGTAAAACAAAGGAGCAGATTCTTGAAGaatttagcaaagtaacag AGGGCCTTACAGATGTCATTTTGTACCACCAACCGGATGATAAGAAAAAGAACAGAGGTTTTTGTTTCCTTGAATATGAAGATCACAAAACTGCTGCTCAGGCCAGGCGTAGGTTAATGAGTGGCAAAGTGAAAGTCTGGGGAAATGTGGGTACAGTCGAATGGGCTGACCCTATAGAAGATCCAGATCCTGAAGTCATGGCAAAG gtGAAAGTACTATTTGTACGCAACCTTGCCAATACCGTAacagaagagattttagaaaaagCATTTAGTCAGTTTGGGAAACTGGAACGAGTGAAGAAACTAAAAGattatgcattcattcattttgatgAGAGAGATGGTGCTGTAAAG GCAATGGAAGAAATGAATGGCAAAGActtagaaggagaaaatattgaaattgtttttgCTAAGCCACCagatcaaaaaaggaaagaacgcAAAGCTCAGAGGCAAGCAGCTAAAAATCAAAT gTATGATGATTACTACTATTATGGTCCGCCTCATATGCCCCCTCCAACGAGAGGTCGAGGCCGTGGAGGTAGAGGTGGTTATGGATATCCTCCAGATTATTATGGATATGaagattattatgattattatggatATGATTACCATAACTATCGTGGTGGATATGAAGATCCATACTATGGTTATGAAGATTTTCAAGTTGGAGCTAGAGGAAGGGGTGGTAGAGGAGCAAGGGGTGCTGCTCCATCCAGAGGTCGCGGGGCTGCTCCTCCCCGTGGCAGAGCCGGTTATTCACAGAGAGGTGGTCCTGGATCAGCAAGAGGCGTTCGTGGTGCGAGAGGAGGTGCCCAACAACAAAGAGGCCGCGGGGTACGTGGTGCGAGGGGTGGCCGCGGTGGAAATGTAGGAGGAAAGCGCAAAGCTGATGGGTACAACCAGCCAGATTCCAAGCGGCGCCAGACCAATAATCAGAACTGGGGCTCCCAACCCATTGCTCAGCAACCGCTCCAAGGTGGTGATCATTCTG CAGGGAAAAGGGGTCGAGGCCGGTCCTGA
- the SYNCRIP gene encoding heterogeneous nuclear ribonucleoprotein Q isoform X6, which yields MATEHVNGNGTEEPMDTTSAVTHSEHFQTLLDAGLPQKVAEKLDEIYVAGLVAHSDLDERAIEALKEFNEDGALAVLQQFKDSDLSHVQNKSAFLCGVMKTYRQREKQGTKVADSSKGPDEAKIKALLERTSYTLDVTTGQRKYGGPPPDSVYSGQQPSVGTEIFVGKIPRDLFEDELVPLFEKAGPIWDLRLMMDPLTGLNRGYAFVTFCTKEAAQEAVKLYNNHEIRSGKHIGVCISVANNRLFVGSIPKSKTKEQILEEFSKVTEGLTDVILYHQPDDKKKNRGFCFLEYEDHKTAAQARRRLMSGKVKVWGNVGTVEWADPIEDPDPEVMAKVKVLFVRNLANTVTEEILEKAFSQFGKLERVKKLKDYAFIHFDERDGAVKAMEEMNGKDLEGENIEIVFAKPPDQKRKERKAQRQAAKNQMYDDYYYYGPPHMPPPTRGRGRGGRGGYGYPPDYYGYEDYYDYYGYDYHNYRGGYEDPYYGYEDFQVGARGRGGRGARGAAPSRGRGAAPPRGRAGYSQRGGPGSARGVRGARGGAQQQRGRGGKGVEAGPDLLQ from the exons ATGGCTACTGAACATGTTAATGGGAATGGTACTGAAGAGCCCATGGATACTACTTCTGCAGTTACCCATTCTGAGCATTTCCAGACATTGCTTGATGCTGGTTTACCACAGAAAGTTGCTGAAAAACTAGATGAAATTTACGTTGCAG gtTTAGTTGCACACAGTGATCTAGATGAAAGAGCTATTGAagctttaaaagaatttaatgaaGACGGTGCATTGGCAGTACTTCAACAGTTTAAAGACAGTGATCTCTCACATGTTCAG aacaaaagtGCCTTTTTATGTGGAGTCATGAAAACATATAGGCAGAGAGAAAAACAGGGGACCAAAGTGGCCGATTCTAGCAAAGGACCAGATGAGGCAAAAATTAAG GCACTCTTGGAAAGGACAAGTTATACACTTGATGTGACCACTGGACAGAGGAAGTATGGGGGACCTCCTCCAGATTCAGTATATTCAGGACAACAGCCCTCCGTTGGCACAgag atatttgtGGGAAAGATTCCAAGAGATCTATTCGAAGATGAACTTGTTCCATTATTTGAAAAAGCTGGACCTATTTGGGATCTGCGCTTAATGATGGATCCCCTGACTGGTCTAAATAGAGGATATGCTTTTGTAACTTTCTGTACAAAAGAAGCAGCTCAAGAGGCTGTTAAACTG TATAATAATCATGAAATTCGCTCTGGAAAACACATTGGCGTTTGCATCTCAGTTGCAAATAATAGACTTTTTGTTGGGTCTATTCCCAAGAGTAAAACAAAGGAGCAGATTCTTGAAGaatttagcaaagtaacag AGGGCCTTACAGATGTCATTTTGTACCACCAACCGGATGATAAGAAAAAGAACAGAGGTTTTTGTTTCCTTGAATATGAAGATCACAAAACTGCTGCTCAGGCCAGGCGTAGGTTAATGAGTGGCAAAGTGAAAGTCTGGGGAAATGTGGGTACAGTCGAATGGGCTGACCCTATAGAAGATCCAGATCCTGAAGTCATGGCAAAG gtGAAAGTACTATTTGTACGCAACCTTGCCAATACCGTAacagaagagattttagaaaaagCATTTAGTCAGTTTGGGAAACTGGAACGAGTGAAGAAACTAAAAGattatgcattcattcattttgatgAGAGAGATGGTGCTGTAAAG GCAATGGAAGAAATGAATGGCAAAGActtagaaggagaaaatattgaaattgtttttgCTAAGCCACCagatcaaaaaaggaaagaacgcAAAGCTCAGAGGCAAGCAGCTAAAAATCAAAT gTATGATGATTACTACTATTATGGTCCGCCTCATATGCCCCCTCCAACGAGAGGTCGAGGCCGTGGAGGTAGAGGTGGTTATGGATATCCTCCAGATTATTATGGATATGaagattattatgattattatggatATGATTACCATAACTATCGTGGTGGATATGAAGATCCATACTATGGTTATGAAGATTTTCAAGTTGGAGCTAGAGGAAGGGGTGGTAGAGGAGCAAGGGGTGCTGCTCCATCCAGAGGTCGCGGGGCTGCTCCTCCCCGTGGCAGAGCCGGTTATTCACAGAGAGGTGGTCCTGGATCAGCAAGAGGCGTTCGTGGTGCGAGAGGAGGTGCCCAACAACAAAGAGGCCGCGGG GGAAAAGGGGTCGAGGCCGGTCCTGACCTGTTACAATGA
- the SYNCRIP gene encoding heterogeneous nuclear ribonucleoprotein Q isoform X3, which yields MATEHVNGNGTEEPMDTTSAVTHSEHFQTLLDAGLPQKVAEKLDEIYVAGLVAHSDLDERAIEALKEFNEDGALAVLQQFKDSDLSHVQNKSAFLCGVMKTYRQREKQGTKVADSSKGPDEAKIKALLERTSYTLDVTTGQRKYGGPPPDSVYSGQQPSVGTEIFVGKIPRDLFEDELVPLFEKAGPIWDLRLMMDPLTGLNRGYAFVTFCTKEAAQEAVKLYNNHEIRSGKHIGVCISVANNRLFVGSIPKSKTKEQILEEFSKVTEGLTDVILYHQPDDKKKNRGFCFLEYEDHKTAAQARRRLMSGKVKVWGNVGTVEWADPIEDPDPEVMAKVKVLFVRNLANTVTEEILEKAFSQFGKLERVKKLKDYAFIHFDERDGAVKAMEEMNGKDLEGENIEIVFAKPPDQKRKERKAQRQAAKNQMYDDYYYYGPPHMPPPTRGRGRGGRGGYGYPPDYYGYEDYYDYYGYDYHNYRGGYEDPYYGYEDFQVGARGRGGRGARGAAPSRGRGAAPPRGRAGYSQRGGPGSARGVRGARGGAQQQRGRGVRGARGGRGGNVGGKRKADGYNQPDSKRRQTNNQNWGSQPIAQQPLQAGKRGRGRS from the exons ATGGCTACTGAACATGTTAATGGGAATGGTACTGAAGAGCCCATGGATACTACTTCTGCAGTTACCCATTCTGAGCATTTCCAGACATTGCTTGATGCTGGTTTACCACAGAAAGTTGCTGAAAAACTAGATGAAATTTACGTTGCAG gtTTAGTTGCACACAGTGATCTAGATGAAAGAGCTATTGAagctttaaaagaatttaatgaaGACGGTGCATTGGCAGTACTTCAACAGTTTAAAGACAGTGATCTCTCACATGTTCAG aacaaaagtGCCTTTTTATGTGGAGTCATGAAAACATATAGGCAGAGAGAAAAACAGGGGACCAAAGTGGCCGATTCTAGCAAAGGACCAGATGAGGCAAAAATTAAG GCACTCTTGGAAAGGACAAGTTATACACTTGATGTGACCACTGGACAGAGGAAGTATGGGGGACCTCCTCCAGATTCAGTATATTCAGGACAACAGCCCTCCGTTGGCACAgag atatttgtGGGAAAGATTCCAAGAGATCTATTCGAAGATGAACTTGTTCCATTATTTGAAAAAGCTGGACCTATTTGGGATCTGCGCTTAATGATGGATCCCCTGACTGGTCTAAATAGAGGATATGCTTTTGTAACTTTCTGTACAAAAGAAGCAGCTCAAGAGGCTGTTAAACTG TATAATAATCATGAAATTCGCTCTGGAAAACACATTGGCGTTTGCATCTCAGTTGCAAATAATAGACTTTTTGTTGGGTCTATTCCCAAGAGTAAAACAAAGGAGCAGATTCTTGAAGaatttagcaaagtaacag AGGGCCTTACAGATGTCATTTTGTACCACCAACCGGATGATAAGAAAAAGAACAGAGGTTTTTGTTTCCTTGAATATGAAGATCACAAAACTGCTGCTCAGGCCAGGCGTAGGTTAATGAGTGGCAAAGTGAAAGTCTGGGGAAATGTGGGTACAGTCGAATGGGCTGACCCTATAGAAGATCCAGATCCTGAAGTCATGGCAAAG gtGAAAGTACTATTTGTACGCAACCTTGCCAATACCGTAacagaagagattttagaaaaagCATTTAGTCAGTTTGGGAAACTGGAACGAGTGAAGAAACTAAAAGattatgcattcattcattttgatgAGAGAGATGGTGCTGTAAAG GCAATGGAAGAAATGAATGGCAAAGActtagaaggagaaaatattgaaattgtttttgCTAAGCCACCagatcaaaaaaggaaagaacgcAAAGCTCAGAGGCAAGCAGCTAAAAATCAAAT gTATGATGATTACTACTATTATGGTCCGCCTCATATGCCCCCTCCAACGAGAGGTCGAGGCCGTGGAGGTAGAGGTGGTTATGGATATCCTCCAGATTATTATGGATATGaagattattatgattattatggatATGATTACCATAACTATCGTGGTGGATATGAAGATCCATACTATGGTTATGAAGATTTTCAAGTTGGAGCTAGAGGAAGGGGTGGTAGAGGAGCAAGGGGTGCTGCTCCATCCAGAGGTCGCGGGGCTGCTCCTCCCCGTGGCAGAGCCGGTTATTCACAGAGAGGTGGTCCTGGATCAGCAAGAGGCGTTCGTGGTGCGAGAGGAGGTGCCCAACAACAAAGAGGCCGCGGGGTACGTGGTGCGAGGGGTGGCCGCGGTGGAAATGTAGGAGGAAAGCGCAAAGCTGATGGGTACAACCAGCCAGATTCCAAGCGGCGCCAGACCAATAATCAGAACTGGGGCTCCCAACCCATTGCTCAGCAACCGCTCCAAG CAGGGAAAAGGGGTCGAGGCCGGTCCTGA
- the SYNCRIP gene encoding heterogeneous nuclear ribonucleoprotein Q isoform X5, which yields MATEHVNGNGTEEPMDTTSAVTHSEHFQTLLDAGLPQKVAEKLDEIYVAGLVAHSDLDERAIEALKEFNEDGALAVLQQFKDSDLSHVQNKSAFLCGVMKTYRQREKQGTKVADSSKGPDEAKIKALLERTSYTLDVTTGQRKYGGPPPDSVYSGQQPSVGTEIFVGKIPRDLFEDELVPLFEKAGPIWDLRLMMDPLTGLNRGYAFVTFCTKEAAQEAVKLYNNHEIRSGKHIGVCISVANNRLFVGSIPKSKTKEQILEEFSKVTEGLTDVILYHQPDDKKKNRGFCFLEYEDHKTAAQARRRLMSGKVKVWGNVGTVEWADPIEDPDPEVMAKVKVLFVRNLANTVTEEILEKAFSQFGKLERVKKLKDYAFIHFDERDGAVKAMEEMNGKDLEGENIEIVFAKPPDQKRKERKAQRQAAKNQMYDDYYYYGPPHMPPPTRGRGRGGRGGYGYPPDYYGYEDYYDYYGYDYHNYRGGYEDPYYGYEDFQVGARGRGGRGARGAAPSRGRGAAPPRGRAGYSQRGGPGSARGVRGARGGAQQQRGRGQGKGVEAGPDLLQ from the exons ATGGCTACTGAACATGTTAATGGGAATGGTACTGAAGAGCCCATGGATACTACTTCTGCAGTTACCCATTCTGAGCATTTCCAGACATTGCTTGATGCTGGTTTACCACAGAAAGTTGCTGAAAAACTAGATGAAATTTACGTTGCAG gtTTAGTTGCACACAGTGATCTAGATGAAAGAGCTATTGAagctttaaaagaatttaatgaaGACGGTGCATTGGCAGTACTTCAACAGTTTAAAGACAGTGATCTCTCACATGTTCAG aacaaaagtGCCTTTTTATGTGGAGTCATGAAAACATATAGGCAGAGAGAAAAACAGGGGACCAAAGTGGCCGATTCTAGCAAAGGACCAGATGAGGCAAAAATTAAG GCACTCTTGGAAAGGACAAGTTATACACTTGATGTGACCACTGGACAGAGGAAGTATGGGGGACCTCCTCCAGATTCAGTATATTCAGGACAACAGCCCTCCGTTGGCACAgag atatttgtGGGAAAGATTCCAAGAGATCTATTCGAAGATGAACTTGTTCCATTATTTGAAAAAGCTGGACCTATTTGGGATCTGCGCTTAATGATGGATCCCCTGACTGGTCTAAATAGAGGATATGCTTTTGTAACTTTCTGTACAAAAGAAGCAGCTCAAGAGGCTGTTAAACTG TATAATAATCATGAAATTCGCTCTGGAAAACACATTGGCGTTTGCATCTCAGTTGCAAATAATAGACTTTTTGTTGGGTCTATTCCCAAGAGTAAAACAAAGGAGCAGATTCTTGAAGaatttagcaaagtaacag AGGGCCTTACAGATGTCATTTTGTACCACCAACCGGATGATAAGAAAAAGAACAGAGGTTTTTGTTTCCTTGAATATGAAGATCACAAAACTGCTGCTCAGGCCAGGCGTAGGTTAATGAGTGGCAAAGTGAAAGTCTGGGGAAATGTGGGTACAGTCGAATGGGCTGACCCTATAGAAGATCCAGATCCTGAAGTCATGGCAAAG gtGAAAGTACTATTTGTACGCAACCTTGCCAATACCGTAacagaagagattttagaaaaagCATTTAGTCAGTTTGGGAAACTGGAACGAGTGAAGAAACTAAAAGattatgcattcattcattttgatgAGAGAGATGGTGCTGTAAAG GCAATGGAAGAAATGAATGGCAAAGActtagaaggagaaaatattgaaattgtttttgCTAAGCCACCagatcaaaaaaggaaagaacgcAAAGCTCAGAGGCAAGCAGCTAAAAATCAAAT gTATGATGATTACTACTATTATGGTCCGCCTCATATGCCCCCTCCAACGAGAGGTCGAGGCCGTGGAGGTAGAGGTGGTTATGGATATCCTCCAGATTATTATGGATATGaagattattatgattattatggatATGATTACCATAACTATCGTGGTGGATATGAAGATCCATACTATGGTTATGAAGATTTTCAAGTTGGAGCTAGAGGAAGGGGTGGTAGAGGAGCAAGGGGTGCTGCTCCATCCAGAGGTCGCGGGGCTGCTCCTCCCCGTGGCAGAGCCGGTTATTCACAGAGAGGTGGTCCTGGATCAGCAAGAGGCGTTCGTGGTGCGAGAGGAGGTGCCCAACAACAAAGAGGCCGCGGG CAGGGAAAAGGGGTCGAGGCCGGTCCTGACCTGTTACAATGA